A region from the Streptosporangium sp. NBC_01756 genome encodes:
- a CDS encoding VOC family protein, with amino-acid sequence MCCAWQVTAEPTAIIIDCAAPGALAEFYRKVIGWEVTHLDDDTAYLGDGPIQLAFQRVPGYRGPGWPDAAKHAHLDFKVADLEIATKELLALGATRPEFQPGEGQWTVLADPEGHLFCIAAG; translated from the coding sequence GTGTGCTGCGCGTGGCAGGTCACCGCGGAACCCACTGCCATCATCATCGACTGCGCCGCCCCTGGAGCGCTCGCCGAGTTCTACCGGAAGGTCATCGGCTGGGAGGTCACCCACCTCGACGACGACACCGCCTACCTCGGTGACGGCCCGATCCAGCTCGCCTTCCAGCGGGTCCCCGGCTATCGCGGGCCCGGATGGCCCGACGCGGCCAAGCACGCCCACCTTGACTTCAAGGTCGCCGACCTGGAGATCGCGACCAAGGAACTGCTGGCGCTCGGCGCGACCAGGCCCGAGTTCCAGCCCGGCGAGGGCCAGTGGACGGTCCTCGCCGACCCCGAAGGGCACCTCTTCTGCATCGCCGCAGGCTGA
- a CDS encoding ATP-binding protein, which translates to MTTRVLSMLLGAFTDRLRRSNAGRRDRAERRGVPENGRAVDPTRPGRAGTSPEAAEVTEAAGMATSSWPPRMGQALANFPVVSRCFSATRDQVRHARDFVTELLGDTHPLRDDAVLLTSELATNAVEHAGAPGDRPHEFLVTITFVEHGVLITVQDPGSARIPCPRTPGPDAVGGRGLTLVNTLAARWGFHRDSIGTVIWFELHSPGELL; encoded by the coding sequence ATGACGACGCGAGTGCTGTCCATGCTGCTCGGCGCGTTCACTGACCGACTACGGCGGAGCAACGCCGGAAGGCGAGACCGTGCGGAAAGGCGAGGCGTTCCGGAGAACGGGCGCGCCGTCGATCCGACCCGGCCGGGAAGGGCCGGGACATCCCCGGAGGCGGCCGAGGTGACCGAGGCAGCCGGGATGGCCACGTCCTCGTGGCCGCCGCGCATGGGCCAGGCCCTGGCGAACTTCCCCGTCGTCTCCCGCTGCTTCTCCGCCACTCGCGACCAGGTCAGACACGCGCGGGACTTCGTCACCGAACTCCTCGGTGACACCCACCCCCTGCGCGACGACGCCGTACTGCTCACCAGCGAACTCGCCACCAACGCCGTCGAACACGCGGGCGCCCCCGGCGACCGGCCCCACGAATTTCTCGTCACCATCACCTTCGTCGAACACGGCGTCCTCATCACCGTCCAGGACCCCGGCTCCGCACGCATCCCCTGCCCGCGCACCCCCGGACCTGATGCCGTCGGCGGGCGCGGCCTCACCCTCGTCAACACCCTCGCCGCCCGCTGGGGCTTCCACCGCGACTCCATCGGCACCGTGATCTGGTTCGAGCTGCACTCGCCCGGTGAACTGCTCTGA
- a CDS encoding GNAT family N-acetyltransferase: MSTKSFVATEERPSRRVRQRTDDDVEECVRLLAEVHQRDGYPVNWPDRPGEWLSRASLLDSWVAELDGRLAGHVSLSQSGEGDLAPTLWSERTGTTRGSTAVVSRLFVAPQARGHRIGALLIGRAVEESRRRGLHPVLDVVTSDTTAAALYERLGWEPLATVEQRWNPQQTVTIRCYAAPS; encoded by the coding sequence ATGAGCACCAAGAGCTTCGTGGCGACCGAGGAGAGACCGAGCCGCCGCGTCCGGCAGAGGACCGATGACGATGTCGAGGAGTGCGTACGGCTCCTCGCGGAAGTCCATCAGCGTGACGGCTATCCGGTGAACTGGCCCGATCGGCCCGGCGAGTGGCTGTCACGTGCTTCCCTGCTGGACTCCTGGGTCGCCGAGCTCGACGGCCGTCTCGCCGGGCATGTCAGCCTCTCGCAGAGCGGTGAAGGCGATCTGGCCCCGACGCTGTGGAGCGAGCGGACCGGGACGACGCGGGGCTCGACCGCCGTGGTCAGCAGGCTGTTCGTCGCCCCGCAGGCCAGGGGGCATCGGATCGGCGCGCTGCTGATCGGCCGGGCGGTGGAGGAATCGCGGCGTCGTGGCCTGCATCCGGTGCTTGACGTCGTCACGTCCGACACAACGGCGGCAGCCCTGTACGAGCGGCTGGGCTGGGAACCGCTGGCCACCGTCGAGCAGCGATGGAACCCGCAGCAGACGGTGACCATCCGCTGTTACGCGGCACCGTCGTGA
- a CDS encoding GNAT family N-acetyltransferase yields MDRPWGLRPATPTDADWLADLKARAMRPDLERLGLWDRDWARRRFLDTYVSTNTDIIEIDGKPVGVIAVRAEVDAQWIEHFYLDPAVQGRGIGSQILRHVMDAHRDTRPFRLAIDRGSAARRLYERVGFVHLYDDGNGVDQIFGAPGEPPTQP; encoded by the coding sequence ATGGACAGACCATGGGGACTCCGTCCAGCGACGCCGACAGATGCCGACTGGCTCGCCGACCTCAAGGCCCGCGCCATGCGCCCAGACCTGGAACGCCTCGGACTATGGGATCGGGACTGGGCTCGCCGCCGATTCCTGGACACGTACGTCTCGACCAATACCGACATCATTGAGATCGACGGCAAGCCGGTCGGTGTCATCGCCGTGCGGGCCGAGGTCGATGCGCAGTGGATAGAACACTTCTACCTCGACCCCGCGGTCCAGGGCCGTGGCATAGGCAGTCAAATACTCCGGCACGTCATGGATGCTCACCGCGACACCAGGCCTTTCCGGCTTGCGATCGACCGCGGTAGCGCGGCCCGCCGGCTCTACGAGCGAGTGGGCTTCGTTCACCTCTACGACGACGGCAACGGCGTGGACCAAATCTTCGGTGCTCCCGGAGAGCCTCCCACGCAACCGTAA
- a CDS encoding helix-turn-helix transcriptional regulator produces the protein MGTSTTRSPRSCSGSSRRSRYGRLTELVAAAREAIIEGHPAAGLCPLAGLLEVSPYRLSRVFSREMGVSLTRYRNRVRVGRMMQRLEDGDRDFAGLAADLGFADQAHLTRTAREHAGETPTALRLLLAPAAGLQFKRSLQHPDAGGHDGLRDPGEPQAAGD, from the coding sequence GTGGGGACGTCGACTACGCGCTCGCCGAGGAGCTGCTCCGGCTCATCGCGTCGGTCGCGGTACGGCCGGCTGACCGAGCTCGTCGCGGCGGCCCGTGAGGCCATCATCGAAGGACACCCGGCGGCGGGGCTCTGCCCGCTGGCCGGACTGCTGGAGGTCTCTCCCTACCGGCTGAGCCGGGTGTTCTCGCGGGAGATGGGCGTGTCGCTGACCCGCTACCGCAACCGGGTCCGCGTCGGCCGGATGATGCAGCGGCTCGAAGACGGCGACCGCGACTTCGCCGGCCTGGCCGCGGACCTCGGGTTCGCCGACCAGGCGCACCTGACCCGGACCGCCCGCGAGCACGCGGGGGAGACCCCGACCGCGCTCCGCCTGCTCCTCGCCCCGGCCGCCGGTCTTCAGTTCAAGAGGTCGTTGCAACACCCCGATGCAGGGGGACACGATGGACTTCGAGATCCGGGAGAACCGCAGGCCGCAGGGGACTGA